The region ATAAACTGCATTCTTCCTGACCATTGCACTGTTGCAATCCCTTTAATCATATTCTTTTCTGAGATCGCAATACCTTTCTGCCTTAATACTTTAACAGCTTCAACAGCTAATCCAGCGTTGCGTTTCTGATGTTCTCCGTATAAACCTACTCTTAATGCTGTTTTCTTAGCTATCATTACCGGCGCTTTTAGTGCCTGTGCCTTTTCTTTGATGACAAGTAATGCTTTGCCTGAGGCACCTGTTACTACGGGAATATTTTTCTTAATAATGCCGGCTTTTTCTCTTGCAATAGCTTTAACATTGCTGCCTAATATATCAACATGGTCAAGTCCAATATTGGTAATAATGCTTACTAATACATCATCATCTTCAATAATGTTAGTTGCATCCAATCTACCGCCTAAGCCGACTTCTAAAACAGCAATATCAACGTTATTTTGCTTGAAATAAACAAATGCCATTGCTGTAATGACTTCAAAAAAAGTTTCATCAGTTATGTATGGTTTAACTTCTTCATAAACACTTACTAATTCTTGTTCTGAAATGGTCTTATTATTTATTCTAAAACGTTCGGTGAACGAAAATAATGCAGGTGAGATATACATGCCAACATTATATCCTTGCAGGATAAGAATATTACTTACCATTGCGCAGGTGCTGCCTTTGCCATTGGTGCCAGCAACATGAATGTATTTCAATCCTCGTTCAGGATTGCCAAGTTTTTGTAGGAGCGATTTTATGCGATCAAGTCCTAATTTGATAGTATGGATTTTTCTGGCACTTAACTCCCTGATTACTTGTTCATAATTCATATTGCCTCCTGCTTCATTCTTTTATGATAATGCTTGAAAAACAACCACAAAGGTATCATTGAAATAATAAAAAGAACTGCTGACCATAATAAAAATGTTTTTACATCCATGTAATAACCTGCAATAATTGCTATGGGCACTGCTATTCCTGAAACACCGCGAAAAAAAGCAATGGCATTGGCAAATTCCCTTTTATGATAGAGGTCTCCAATTAAGGCGTTTGCTACAGGTTTTGCAATCGGTATTGATAGGGAAAAACAAATACTTGCTATAAAAAACACGATGTATTTTTGCGCAAACATAATTATGATTAATCCAATTATCCCCAGCAAACTTGCCAAATACATAAAGAATGATCGTTTATTATTATCAGACCATGATCCGACAATATAAGGAATCAAGATAGGAGTAACATAAATAATAAGCGTCAAAATGCCTATATCAATCATGCCAAATTTTTGGTTAATAATAATTGGCAATCTGCTGATAAGAAAGCCATACGCAAGATTTAAGGAAAAATAAACAGGAATTAATAACCATAATGCTTTATCTGCAAAAATATTTTTAAAACTAAAATGAATATTATCATCAAAGTTTTTGTCTTCAAGAAATGAAAGCATTATGACACCGATTAATCCACACCATGCCAAAAGTATGATGAGGAAATTATACGAGAAATATTCAAGAATCAATCCACTCCCCATAATCCCTGCAATATTGCCTATTCCCATTAATGAAAAAAATAATCCGTTATTTTGTCCAAGATTATTTCCTTCATTTGCTTTAACGACGTATAATGCCTGTACGGTCCATAATACTCCGCCAGCTAACCCTAATATACTTGCAATAGCCATCGTTAACCAGGGTATTTTCAAGATAGTTAATGCAATAAATGCGACATAGAGAAGACCGGTGATTAGCAATGCTTTTTTCGCGCCAGTTTTTTTAATTATCCATGGCGCTAAGAAGTTTCCAATAATAAGAAAAATATAAATTAAGGCAAGACTGATGAATGCAAGTTTTTCCAATCCTATTTCAGAATAAATTGCAGTAAAATACTGCTGAAATCCATTATAACCAAGAAACAATACTGCAAAACCGCTTGACAGCAGCAATATATTCTTTGAAATGTTATGTTTTATTATGTTCATGCAAAAATGCTCCTAATGCTCTGAATGCTTTTCCTCTATGACTGATCTGGTCTTTTTGTTTTTTGCTTAATGTTGAAAGTCGAATGTTATTGTTTGTTATGAAGATTCTTTCATACGGCAAAACATCTTTGTTTTGATCTTGAACATCATCTGCAATAGCGCCATGCATTTCTTCAACAAATAATTTTGGTTTTTTTCCAGGTTCGCAATAGCCAATTGCTGTTTTGAAATATGCTTTTCTGTCTTCTCCCGCTAATACTTTTAACAACCCTTTATAACCAAGCAGATTAAACATTAATTTTGCGTTATTACCAGGAAAATGAGGATATGCTTCAAAGAAAATGCCTGTGTCTTCCACTATCACTGCTTTTTTGTATTTGTTGGCAAATAATTCCGCATTACCTCGCGCAGTGTTTTCAACAGTCTCATCTTTATGTTCAATCTTTTCATCATTAATCTGAGTTACTTTGATACCATATTCTTTTAAAGCTAACTGCGCTTCTATGACTTTGTGGTTGTTGGTGGTTACTAAGGAGATTTCCATAATTTGTTGTTAATATGTTTAGTTTAAATAATTTTAGTAAGAAATAACTTCAAGACCATTGATGTTTTCAAAATGTTTTTTATTTCTGGTGATAATCTTACTAATCCCATTAGTTAAGAATAGTCCCGCAATTATAGAATCAAACTTTTCGATAGGTTTTCCTTTTCTTTTTAATTCCCAAGAAATAACTCTTATTTTTTCAAGAGCTTCTTTTGAGAATTCAACGAGATAAACTTCATTTAGGAATTCATCATAATACACTTTTTCAAGTTGATGACGCTTATTTTCTGGATCAAGACCAAAATAGATCTCAGCATAATTTATAATGGTGGTAGCTAAAGGTTCTTTTTGTTCTAAAATTACTTTTTTTAATTGTTCATCTCGTTCAAAGAGATCAATTATTGCAGTTGTATCAAGACCTATCATGCTAATCGCTTATTAAATGAGTCTCTAAAATCTTGCATTTCTTTTTTATCTATGGAACTTTTCGTTATTATTCCCCAGAATCTCATAATATTCTTTTGTTTCTTCTTAAAACTCAAAATTACATCTGAGAAACTCTTATCTTCAGTTTTCAATTCCTTGAGGAAATCATACGCTTCCTTTTTAATAGCGATATTAACACTTACCATAAGTACATAGTATGAGTACTCATATATATTTGTTTCGTTTAATAAGTTATTCGCTAATTGCGAATAACTATGATGAAATTACTAATTTCATCATATATATTTAAATATAACTTCGAAAAATGCAATCTTGGTGTAATTAATATGGGTTTTGTCATAGGAAAATACGGCGGATCATCTACCTCTACTCCTAGTAGTTTGGATGAAATAGTGATACTCTCAGAAGTTAATCCTGATCGAAGAATAGCTATTGTATCGGCGCCGGGCACTTCTAACTCTGGAAGCGAAGTCCAAGACTATAAATTAACTGATCTTCTTATTGCAAAAGCAAACAGGCATGCCCAAGAGCACTATCGTACTATTGCAGTCCCTGAAACCAATGGGAAAAAATCAACTAAAGAGCTTGATTTAGCAACTATTGATCGTTTTATTGAAATGAAATTGCGTGAAGCATATTATACTCATGATTCTACAGCTACTCTCGTTGCAGATACTATTACAGAAATTAATCACATGGCAGCTATGTTTAAAAATACAGCCGGTAACGAAATTAGTGTTCATCAACACTCTGTAAATGTACAATATTTAGGAGAAAAATTTGCAGCTCAAAATTTAGCTGGCGCTTATCGCGCAAAAGGCAAGGAAAAAGTAGTAGTTCTTGATCCTAAAGAGTTTATTTGTTTGAATGGAGAAAATCCCCTTGAAGGAAAGGTTTTGTTGGATGCAACTGTTGAAAAATTCAGACGATGGAAAGCAAGTGCTGATTTTGATCCTGAAGCACAGTATATTCTTCCAGGGTACTATGGGAAATCAGCCTCAGGAGAAATTTCTCTGTTAGGAAGAGATGGAACTAATATGAGCTTAGTTTTAGCTGGAATTGGCTTAGATCCAGATTTCTGTGAAAATTTTTCTGATGTACCTGGGATTTATGAAGCAAATCCAAAGTTAGTTCCTCATGCGCGTGTTATTAAGGAAGTTACACCAAAAGAGTTGCGGGAATTAGTTTCACGCGTTGATTTTAAAGTGTTTCAAGCTCGATCATTAGCACTTCTTGAACGAGTTCCTTATTTTCCTGAAATTCAGGTTAAAGATTTTGCTCATGCCCATGAACGAGGAACTGCAATTGTATCTTGTCGAGATGTTTCTGATCAAAATATTGTTGGTATAGGCGTAAGAGATGGAGTTACTTATATTAGAATCACTGATCCTGCAATGGCAGATCAAGAAGGTTATTTTGAAAAAGCATCAGGGATAATACGTAGTTTTGGCGCAAATATACTTCATGTTCGTGATTCAGCAACAGAAATAACTTTTTACGTATCTAAAAATTCTTATAAATCTCGCGGAGTAAAGCCAAATAATATTTATACCGCTTTAATGAAAGAGTTTAAATTTGAAAATCCAACTTCTGTAAAGATTGGCAATCATGGTTCAGTATTGGGTGTTATAGGCGGCAAAATGGACGCTCGTGTGATGGACGATATGAATGCTATCCTTAGATCTTCTGGTGTTCGCCAACAACCTTTTGTTACAGGTTCAGATGTTGCACTTTATACCATTGTTCATAAAGATGACATTACTAAATCAATTGGTAGTTTATATGATGCTTTAATTATAACGAGAACATCTTAGATAGAAAACATAAAAAAATAAAATGAGAAATTAATGATTTTAAGCTTTTCCTAAAATTCTAAATACTTTTGTTCCGCATGCTTTGCAGGTTCCTTTTGCTGCTTTCATGCCGTTTTTCATAACTGTTTCTTTTGCGTTTTCCATCTTAACTTCTTTTTTGCATTTCATGCATCTTCCTTTGTATTCAGGCATCTCTAACCACCTCAACGTTTAACATCATAGTAGCTTTATCAGCTAATACTGTTGTTCTAAGTACTTCTATTTATAACATTTTCCTCTTTACAAGGAGAAAATATTCAAATTATGATAAATACATAATTTTCTTATCTTGTAGTAGTTAAATGTACCTTGTTAAAACCATAATACTTATATATAGTTTTAACCTTCTATTTTTTATGCATAAAAACCTATTGCTAATTATGTTGCTCTTATTTTCAGTTATTTTTCTATCCCAGGGTTGTTCGTCAAATAAAAATACCCTGGAACAAATTCCTGTTGTTGTTCCAGAGTCTGAACAACCAAGTTTTGTTCCTGCAGAAAATGGTAATGTAGTTATTGTTCAACAAACAACAACTGTTTCCCCGTCTGAACAAACTCCAGCAGTAAAAGAAAATGAAGCTGTTGTTTATTCTGCTAAAGTCCCTGCTTCTGCGCCAAAGCGTCAAATTCTACGCCGAGGATCTTTCCAGCCAAAAACTCATCCTGTTGAAGGAAATTTAGTGATGTATTATAGTGATGACGAAAAAATTACTGGCACTGATGAAGAAACCTTGCTTGTTTTAGAGTTAACGAATGATTTTAGCTCAGCTTACGGACCAGATTTGCATGTTTATATAAGTACCATTCTTGATCTTGACCAAGCACATATATTTGAAGAAGGAGAGTTTGCAGATCTCGGCAGTTTAAAAGAGCTTAGTGGAAGACAATATTATGTTGTTTCTGATTATGCGAAAACATTGGAGTATAATTCTGTTGTTATTTATGCACCTGGATATAATGAAGTATATGGTGTAGCTTATTTATATTGAAGTTAAATAGTACGTATTAAGTCTTCTTCGGGTTTAGCGCCAGTTCAGCTTAAACGTATTATTTCGTTTGGATTTTTCTCTCTGGAACTCCGAAAAATCCACAAGGTAAGATTAAGAAGAGCTTCACAAAAGTAGGCGCTAAACCCCAGACTTAATACGTACGTTAAATAACAATATTTATATACCAATGTATGGAAAAGTATACTTATGAGGTGAGTTCATGAGAAAGATAGCTTTAATAGTGGTATTAATGCTGATAGCATTAATTGCAATAAGTTGTTCAAAAGGAGACGGAGAAGTAACTGATGTACCTCCGGCGTCTGCAGAAGATAGCGCTGGTGCTCCAGCAGATGGAGGAGAACAACCGACAGCAGCTCCGCCAGCATTGCCTGAAGATGCAACAGGTGGAGAATAAATTAACATTGTTTTTCCTTTTTTCTTTTTCTCAATTTATTTTGTAAATATTTATTAATCAATGATTATGTCGTTAGTTTATGCCCTTGTAGTA is a window of Candidatus Woesearchaeota archaeon DNA encoding:
- a CDS encoding bifunctional folylpolyglutamate synthase/dihydrofolate synthase codes for the protein MNYEQVIRELSARKIHTIKLGLDRIKSLLQKLGNPERGLKYIHVAGTNGKGSTCAMVSNILILQGYNVGMYISPALFSFTERFRINNKTISEQELVSVYEEVKPYITDETFFEVITAMAFVYFKQNNVDIAVLEVGLGGRLDATNIIEDDDVLVSIITNIGLDHVDILGSNVKAIAREKAGIIKKNIPVVTGASGKALLVIKEKAQALKAPVMIAKKTALRVGLYGEHQKRNAGLAVEAVKVLRQKGIAISEKNMIKGIATVQWSGRMQFIAKNILIDCAHNLPGITAMLYAVKNIMNEKHFNNIILIYGSIQRPEINKVVALIETMHNLKTIILSQSTFPKAMTVDNLEKLFSKKTKKITEVNEAIKYAQSIAQNKDLILITGSCYLVGDIKINECNE
- a CDS encoding MFS transporter, yielding MNIIKHNISKNILLLSSGFAVLFLGYNGFQQYFTAIYSEIGLEKLAFISLALIYIFLIIGNFLAPWIIKKTGAKKALLITGLLYVAFIALTILKIPWLTMAIASILGLAGGVLWTVQALYVVKANEGNNLGQNNGLFFSLMGIGNIAGIMGSGLILEYFSYNFLIILLAWCGLIGVIMLSFLEDKNFDDNIHFSFKNIFADKALWLLIPVYFSLNLAYGFLISRLPIIINQKFGMIDIGILTLIIYVTPILIPYIVGSWSDNNKRSFFMYLASLLGIIGLIIIMFAQKYIVFFIASICFSLSIPIAKPVANALIGDLYHKREFANAIAFFRGVSGIAVPIAIIAGYYMDVKTFLLWSAVLFIISMIPLWLFFKHYHKRMKQEAI
- a CDS encoding aspartate kinase, producing MGFVIGKYGGSSTSTPSSLDEIVILSEVNPDRRIAIVSAPGTSNSGSEVQDYKLTDLLIAKANRHAQEHYRTIAVPETNGKKSTKELDLATIDRFIEMKLREAYYTHDSTATLVADTITEINHMAAMFKNTAGNEISVHQHSVNVQYLGEKFAAQNLAGAYRAKGKEKVVVLDPKEFICLNGENPLEGKVLLDATVEKFRRWKASADFDPEAQYILPGYYGKSASGEISLLGRDGTNMSLVLAGIGLDPDFCENFSDVPGIYEANPKLVPHARVIKEVTPKELRELVSRVDFKVFQARSLALLERVPYFPEIQVKDFAHAHERGTAIVSCRDVSDQNIVGIGVRDGVTYIRITDPAMADQEGYFEKASGIIRSFGANILHVRDSATEITFYVSKNSYKSRGVKPNNIYTALMKEFKFENPTSVKIGNHGSVLGVIGGKMDARVMDDMNAILRSSGVRQQPFVTGSDVALYTIVHKDDITKSIGSLYDALIITRTS
- a CDS encoding DM13 domain-containing protein, whose protein sequence is MHKNLLLIMLLLFSVIFLSQGCSSNKNTLEQIPVVVPESEQPSFVPAENGNVVIVQQTTTVSPSEQTPAVKENEAVVYSAKVPASAPKRQILRRGSFQPKTHPVEGNLVMYYSDDEKITGTDEETLLVLELTNDFSSAYGPDLHVYISTILDLDQAHIFEEGEFADLGSLKELSGRQYYVVSDYAKTLEYNSVVIYAPGYNEVYGVAYLY
- a CDS encoding type II toxin-antitoxin system VapC family toxin, with product MIGLDTTAIIDLFERDEQLKKVILEQKEPLATTIINYAEIYFGLDPENKRHQLEKVYYDEFLNEVYLVEFSKEALEKIRVISWELKRKGKPIEKFDSIIAGLFLTNGISKIITRNKKHFENINGLEVISY